CAAAAGCGCTTCGCGCCGGTTCAAATCCAAAGCGGGAGCAAGCGTTTGTTTGGACCATTTCTGCCCCTGCGAATTCACCAGCAAAGGCAGGTGCACGTAATGCGGCGTGTTTGCGCCGAGGCATTGCTGCAAATAAATCTGACGCGGCGTGGACACCAGCAAATCCTGTCCGCGCACGATATGTGTGACTCCTTGTTCGGCATCGTCCGCGACTACGGCAAGTTGATACGCCCAAAAACCGTCCGCACGCAGCAGGACGAAATCGCCGATATCGTGTGCCAGATTTTGGGCGTAATAGCCGACAATCCCATCCTGAAAACCGATTATCCTGTCGGGAACGGCAATCCGCCAAGCAGGCGTTTTCCCATTCGCTTCAGGCCTTTGCGCCGGAACGCGGCAACGCCCGTTATACACAAATCCGTCCGCCCCCGCCGTTGCCGCCGCCTGCCAGTCTTTACGGCTGCAATAACAAGGATATACCAGCCCCTCACTTTTCAG
The DNA window shown above is from Neisseria sicca and carries:
- the gluQRS gene encoding tRNA glutamyl-Q(34) synthetase GluQRS, translating into MYIGRFAPSPTGLLHIGSLLTALASYADARANGGKWLVRMEDLDPPREMAGAAAHILHTLEAFGFEWDGEVAYQSRRNGLYQEALGRLKSEGLVYPCYCSRKDWQAAATAGADGFVYNGRCRVPAQRPEANGKTPAWRIAVPDRIIGFQDGIVGYYAQNLAHDIGDFVLLRADGFWAYQLAVVADDAEQGVTHIVRGQDLLVSTPRQIYLQQCLGANTPHYVHLPLLVNSQGQKWSKQTLAPALDLNRREALLRQVMRYLNLPDAPEVDRPEELLAWAVLHWEIRAIPVNDIVTE